A single genomic interval of Noviherbaspirillum cavernae harbors:
- a CDS encoding M48 family metallopeptidase gives MYSLAFSVLFVSFLAITLIVRFWLGSRHIRHVLSHRSAVPPEFAEKIPLHAHQKAADYTIAKTKFGLFMLIVNTAVLIGFTLLGGLQWISVTLFKFIGAGMTYQLGLLAAFAVISGLIDLPFEYYKQFRLEARFGFNKMTPRLFFTDLIKSALIGIAIGLPLVWVILTLMEKAGDLWWLYAWLVWTGFQLLMLVLYPTVIAPLFNKFTPLQDDTLRARIEGLMQRVGFASKGLFVMDGSKRSSHGNAYFSGFGAAKRIVFFDTLLARLAPHEIEAVLAHELGHFKLKHIIKRIAVMFAISLGMLALLGFLKNQAWFYTGLGVDPLLVGSNDAMALILFMLTLPVFTFLFSPLSSITSRKHEFEADAFAAQYTNAQDLVSALVKLYEDNASTLTPDPIHSAFYDSHPPASIRIHHLLASQ, from the coding sequence ATGTATTCACTTGCGTTTTCGGTTTTGTTCGTCAGCTTTCTCGCAATTACCCTGATCGTTCGCTTCTGGCTGGGATCGCGGCACATTCGCCATGTCCTTTCCCATCGTAGTGCAGTGCCGCCGGAATTTGCAGAGAAAATTCCGCTCCATGCACATCAAAAGGCAGCGGACTACACGATCGCGAAAACGAAGTTCGGCCTGTTCATGCTGATCGTCAATACTGCCGTGCTGATCGGCTTCACGCTGCTGGGCGGCTTGCAATGGATTTCCGTTACGCTGTTCAAGTTCATCGGAGCGGGCATGACGTATCAATTGGGATTGCTTGCCGCATTTGCCGTGATCTCCGGACTGATCGACCTGCCCTTCGAGTATTACAAGCAATTCAGACTGGAAGCCAGATTCGGTTTCAACAAGATGACGCCCCGGCTGTTTTTCACCGATCTGATCAAGAGCGCTCTGATCGGGATCGCCATCGGCCTGCCGCTGGTCTGGGTCATTCTCACATTGATGGAGAAGGCAGGCGACCTGTGGTGGCTGTACGCGTGGCTGGTATGGACGGGTTTCCAGCTGCTGATGCTGGTCCTGTATCCGACCGTGATCGCGCCGCTGTTCAACAAATTCACGCCGCTGCAGGACGACACGCTGCGCGCGCGGATAGAAGGCCTGATGCAGCGCGTGGGCTTCGCTTCCAAGGGGCTGTTCGTGATGGATGGCTCGAAACGCAGCTCCCACGGCAATGCTTATTTTTCGGGCTTTGGCGCAGCCAAGCGCATCGTGTTCTTCGACACGCTGCTGGCACGCCTCGCACCACATGAGATCGAGGCGGTGCTGGCGCACGAGCTCGGTCATTTCAAGCTGAAGCATATAATCAAGCGCATCGCGGTGATGTTCGCAATTTCGCTCGGCATGCTGGCCCTGCTCGGCTTCCTGAAGAACCAGGCGTGGTTCTACACGGGACTGGGCGTCGACCCGCTGCTGGTCGGCAGCAATGATGCAATGGCGCTGATCCTGTTCATGTTGACGCTGCCGGTCTTCACTTTCCTCTTTTCGCCGCTGTCGTCGATCACCTCGCGCAAGCACGAGTTCGAAGCCGACGCCTTCGCGGCGCAGTACACCAATGCGCAGGATCTGGTATCGGCCCTGGTCAAGCTGTACGAGGACAATGCCTCGACATTGACGCCCGATCCGATCCATTCCGCGTTTTATGATTCGCACCCACCTGCAAGCATCCGCATCCATCACCTGCTCGCAAGCCAATAA
- a CDS encoding 4a-hydroxytetrahydrobiopterin dehydratase has translation MVTTNELLQKKSRHLETGLSENEIRQYLPAIDGWTLQDGKIVKTFAFKNYYDTMAFVNAIAWVIHAEDHHPELVVTYNRCTVKFDTHSVNGGRGGISENDFICAAKVDAVLQQAAA, from the coding sequence ATGGTCACCACAAACGAACTGCTGCAGAAAAAAAGCCGCCATCTGGAAACCGGCCTGAGCGAGAACGAAATCCGGCAATACCTGCCGGCCATAGATGGCTGGACGCTGCAGGATGGCAAGATCGTCAAGACCTTCGCATTCAAGAATTATTACGACACCATGGCCTTCGTCAATGCCATTGCCTGGGTGATCCACGCCGAGGATCATCATCCGGAATTGGTCGTGACTTACAACCGGTGTACCGTGAAATTCGACACGCATTCGGTGAATGGCGGCCGCGGCGGCATTTCGGAAAACGACTTCATCTGCGCGGCAAAAGTCGATGCCGTTCTTCAGCAAGCTGCTGCCTGA